A genome region from Nicotiana tabacum cultivar K326 chromosome 13, ASM71507v2, whole genome shotgun sequence includes the following:
- the LOC107826598 gene encoding TMV resistance protein N, translating into MASSSASTSTLQFPRWNYKVFLSFRGEDTRKIFTGHLFKGLENSGIFTFQDDKRLEHGASIPNELLKAIEQSQVALVIFSKNYATSRWCLDELVKIMECKDQCGQTVIPVFYDVDPSHVRKQRESFAEAFDKHETSYKDDDEGMLKLQRWRNALTAAANLKGYDVRDGIEAENIQHIIDQISKLCNSATLSSLRDIVGIDTHLEKLKSLLKVGIYDVRIILGIWGMGGLGKTTIARAIFDTLSHKFEAACFLMDIKENEKRHQLYSLQNTLLSELLRRKDDYVNNKDDGKRMIPDKLCSKKVLIVLDDIDHKDHLEYLAGNLDWFGDGSRIIVTTRDKHFIEKNDVIYEVTALPEKESMQLFNQHAFGKEFPNEHFKELSLEVVNYAKGLPLALKVWGSLLHNLGLTEWKSAIEHMKINSNSEIVEKLKISYDGLEPIQKEMFLDIACLLRGQEKDYAMQVLESCHIGAEYTLRILIDKSLVFISENDEIQMHDFIEDMGKYIVNLQKNPGERSRLWLAEDFEEIMTNNAGTTMEAIFLANFNNGRLRFSKKAMKNMKRLRIFNINVDIFEERLSPRYAIEYLPNNLRWFVWKNYPWKSLPSTFEPKMLVHLALSDSSLRYLWMKTKHLPSLRRIDLSGSRRLMRTPDFTGMPNLEYLNLFCCDNLEEVHHSLGCCNKLIRLVLFHCRRLKRFPCVNMESLEYLDLIYCSSLEKFPEIHGRMKPEIQIHMRSSGIRELPSSIFQYQTHITELNLSYMKNLLAPPSSICRMKNLVILDVSECSKLESLPEEIGDLENLEKLDASWTLISRPPSSIARLNKLKVLDFGFVRDRVHFEFPPVAEGLRSLEILNLRYCNLIDGGLPEDIGSLSSLKELNLHGNNFEHLPRSIAQLGALRSLDLSYCQRLTRLPELPPKLNILHVDCHMALKFIHDLVTKRKKQQRVIFKPLYYKDDAHNDAIYNLFAHALFQNISSLRHDISASDSLSESVFTIVHIERKIPSWFFYQGTDSSVSVNLPGNWYIPDKFLGFAVCYSGRLVYTATQLIPVGNDTMSWMIQELYLSNPSESDSEYYIRFFFVPFAVLWDTSKANGKTPNDYGIIRLSFSGVMKKYGLRLLYKDEHHDTLTDAASSCRIL; encoded by the exons ATGGCATCATCTTCTGCTTCTACGAGTACTTTACAGTTTCCTCGGTGGAACTACAAAGTCTTTCTAAGTTTTAGAGGTGAAGATACTCGAAAAATATTTACAGGTCACCTCTTCAAAGGCTTGGAAAACAGTGGAATATTCACGTTTCAAGATGATAAAAGGCTAGAGCATGGCGCATCAATACCAAATGAACTCTTGAAAGCTATCGAGCAGTCTCAAGTTGCTCTCGTCATTTTCTCAAAGAATTATGCCACATCTAGGTGGTGCTTAGATGAGTTAGTGAAGATCATGGAATGTAAGGATCAATGCGGACAAACTGTCATACCAGTCTTCTATGATGTGGATCCATCACATGTTCGGAAACAGAGGGAGAGCTTTGCTGAAGCCTTTGACAAACATGAAACAAGCTATAAGGATGATGATGAAGGAATGCTGAAGCTCCAAAGATGGAGGAATGCTCTAACTGCTGCCGCAAATCTAAAAGGATATGATGTCCGTGACGG GATTGAAGCAGAGAATATTCAGCACATTATCGACCAAATTTCTAAATTGTGCAATAGTGCTACTTTATCTTCTTTGCGAGATATTGTGGGAATAGATACTCACTTGGAGAAATTAAAGTCCCTACTTAAGGTAGGAATTTATGATGTTCGGATCATATTGGGGATCTGGGGCATGGGCGGTCTAGGGAAGACGACAATAGCAAGAGCCATTTTTGACACTTTATCTCATAAATTTGAAGCTGCTTGTTTCCTTATGGatattaaagaaaatgaaaaaagacatCAACTGTATTCTTTGCAAAACACCCTTCTCTCTGAATTGTtaagaagaaaagatgattatGTCAATAATAAGGATGATGGGAAGCGGATGATTCCGGACAAACTTTGCTCTAAGAAGGTGCTAATTGTGCTTGATGATATAGATCATAAAGATCATTTAGAGTATTTAGCTGGTAATCTTGATTGGTTTGGTGATGGCAGTAGAATTATTGTAACAACTAGAGACAAGCATTTCATAGAGAAGAATGATGTAATATATGAAGTGACTGCACTACCTGAGAAGGAATCCATGCAATTGTTCAATCAACATGCTTTCGGAAAAGAATTTCCAAATGAGCATTTTAAGGAGCTTTCATTGGAGGTTGTAAATTATGCTAAAGGCCTTCCTTTAGCCCTCAAAGTGTGGGGTTCTTTGCTGCATAACCTAGGcttaactgaatggaaaagtgcGATAGAGCACATGAAAATTAATTCTAATTCGGAAATTGTTGAAAAGCTCAAAATCAGTTATGATGGATTGGAGCCCATCCAAAAAGAGATGTTTCTAGATATAGCATGCTTATTGCGAGGGCAAGAAAAAGATTACGCCATGCAAGTTCTTGAGAGTTGTCATATTGGAGCTGAATACACATTGCGTATTTTAATTGACAAATCTCTTGTGTTCATCTCTGAAAATGATGAGATTCAAATGCACGACTTTATAGAAGATATGGGTAAATATATAGTGAACTTGCAAAAGAATCCGGGAGAACGCAGCAGATTATGGCTCGCCGAGgattttgaagaaatcatgaCCAATAATGCA GGGACCACAATGGAAGCAATCTTTCTTGCTAATTTCAATAATGGTAGATTACGCTTTAGCAAAAAGgccatgaaaaatatgaaaaggcTTAGGATATTTAACATTAATGTCGACATATTTGAGGAGAGGTTGTCGCCCCGTTATGCCATTGAGTATCTGCCCAACAACTTGCGTTGGTTTGTGTGGAAAAACTATCCTTGGAAGTCATTACCATCTACATTTGAACCCAAAATGCTTGTTCACCTTGCACTCTCGGATAGTTCACTGCGTTATTTATGGATGAAAACAAAG CATTTGCCGTCTCTACGGAGGATAGATCTCAGCGGGTCTAGAAGACTGATGCGAACACCGGATTTCACGGGGATGCCAAATTTGGAGTATTTGAATCTGTTTTGTTGTGATAATCTTGAAGAGGTTCATCATTCCCTGGGATGTTGCAACAAACTCATTCGGTTAGTTTTGTTTCATTGTCGTCGCCTTAAGAGGTTTCCATGTGTTAACATGGAATCTCTTGAATATCTGGATTTAATATATTGCTCTAGTTTAGAGAAATTTCCAGAAATACACGGGAGAATGAAGCCGGAGATACAGATTCACATGCGAAGCTCTGGGATAAGGGAACTACCATCCTCTATTTTTCAATACCAAACTCATATTACCGAGCTAAATTTGAGTTATATGAAAAACCTTTTAGCTCCTCCAAGCAGCATCTGTAGGATGAAAAATTTGGTTATTTTAGATGTGTCGGAGTGCTCAAAACTTGAAAGCCTGCCAGAAGAGATAGGGGATTTAGAAAACTTGGAAAAGCTTGATGCCAGCTGGACTCTAATTTCACGACCTCCATCTTCCATCGCACGCTTGAACAAACTTAAAGTATTGGATTTTGGATTCGTACGGGATAGAGTGCACTTTGAGTTCCCTCCAGTGGCTGAAGGATTACGCTCATTGGAAATTCTGAATCTCAGGTACTGCAATCTAATAGATGGAGGACTTCCGGAAGACATTGGATCCTTATCCTCTTTGAAAGAGTTGAATCTCCATGGAAATAATTTTGAGCATTTGCCTCGAAGCATAGCCCAACTTGGTGCTCTTCGATCCTTAGACTTATCATATTGCCAGAGGCTTACACGGCTACCAGAACTTCCCCCTAAATTAAATATATTGCATGTTGATTGTCATATGGCTCTGAAATTTATCCATGATTTAGTAACAAAGAGGAAGAAACAACAGAGGGTGATATTCAAACCACTGTATTATAAGGATGATGCACACAACGATGCTATATATAATTTGTTTGCACATGCTCTGTTTCAGAATATCTCTTCCTTGAGGCATGACATCTCTGCTTCAGATTCATTGTCCGAAAGTGTGTTTACCATTGTGCATATTGAGAGGAAGATCCCAAGTTGGTTCTTCTATCAGGGAACGGATAGTAGTGTATCAGTCAATTTGCCTGGAAATTGGTATATACCTGATAAATTCTTGGGATTTGCTGTATGTTACTCTGGCAGATTAGTTTACACTGCAACTCAATTGATTCCCGTAGGTAATGACACAATGTCGTGGATGATCCAGGAACTATACTTATCCAACCCTTCAGAATCTGATTCAGAATATTATATACGTTTTTTCTTTGTACCTTTTGCTGTCTTATGGGATACATCTAAGGCAAATGGAAAAACACCAAATGACTATGGGATTATTAGGCTATCTTTTTCTGGAGTAATGAAGAAGTATGGACTTCGTTTGTTGTATAAAGATGAACACCATGACACCCTGACCGATGCAGCCAGTTCCTGTCGCATACTGTAA